One stretch of Eupeodes corollae chromosome 2, idEupCoro1.1, whole genome shotgun sequence DNA includes these proteins:
- the LOC129948337 gene encoding uncharacterized protein LOC129948337 isoform X1, whose product MNLEHAIVVLEILTFLHEASSIQNSHVHNARLRIGGEIKEALGITTTLTGHDVKRVHKHRNRWRSRKRSESYFSAWTPWSKCDNLCYKRRERYCKMKRKCGYTKHVEENRCLRCHLPYEYSEVTQPTHHNGPLPINSIVNVHQIRLPVFQEVDKSKDKVSSPPDVADDFYAFKNSNRGRTKKKRKPILIDVDDYEDLENEDEYEDHNNNNSHRHSENYIGVAKLKGRSLSQRKTTRNITPDTQLFEYDDSEDDSSSSGTEDYEAEYAEAEDFEYKNSTQLSAKEKNVIDSVPLHRRVYSKWSKWTKCTPKCTTRRYKKCRIREQCGREVLREIAYCYTEGSFCQQWLQAQLQKSQPYEIRPVASHRKDSTQTSNSIVSDFIMSSKGYRGPEYTPMKLKCGIAPIKNPKRNIYSMLKIIGGKAARKGEWPWQTAIFNRFKEAFCGGTLIAPQWILTAAHCVRKVLYVRLGEHNLDYDDGSELQFRVAKSIKHPNFDKKTVDSDIALLRLPRPVNATTWMGFSCLPRPFQPLPKNMDCTVIGWGKRRNRDQSGTSVLHQAEVPIIPMENCRSVYHDYTITKNMFCAGHKRGRIDTCAGDSGGPLLCRDSTKPNHPWTIFGITSFGDGCAKRNKFGIYAKVPNYVDWIWSVVNCNGNCKPGQTPKRF is encoded by the exons AATAGTCATGTCCACAATGCCCGACTAAGAATTGGAGGAGAAATCAAAGAAGCCCTTGGCATCACTACAACTTTGACGGGTCATGATGTTAAACGAGTACATAAACATCGCAATAGATGGCGCTCAAGAAAACGATCAGAGAGTTATTTTTCTGCATGGAcaccttggtcaaaatgtgataACTTATGTTACAAACGAAGGGAAAGGTATTGTAAGATGAAACGAAAATGTGGTTATACAAAACATGTTGAGGAAAACCGATGTTTGag ATGTCATCTGCCATATGAGTATTCCGAAGTGACGCAACCCACACACCATAATGGACCATTGCCAATAAATTCAATAGTCAATGTCCATCAAATACGACTACCAGTATTTCAAGAGGTAGACAAATCCAAGGACAAAGTATCATCGCCTCCTGATGTTGCTGATGACTTCTATGCATTTAAAAACTCAAATCGTGGTAGAACtaagaaaaaacgaaaaccaaTACTAATCGATGTTGATGACTATGAAGATCTAGAAAATGAAGATGAATATGAAGatcacaataacaataacagtCACCGTCATTCTGAAAACTACATCGGAGTGGCAAAGTTAAAAGGACGAAGTCTTAGCCAACGAAAAACTACACGAAATATTACACCCGATACGCAATTATTCGAATACGATGATTCCGAAGATGATTCAAGTAGTTCGGGTACTGAAGATTACGAAGCTGAATATGCAGAAGCTGAAGACTTTGAATACAAGAATTCAACACAATTATCTGCCAAAGAGAAGAATGTCATTGATTCTGTGCCACTGCATCGAAGGGTTTATTCGAAGTGGAGTAAGTGGACAAAATGCACACCCAAATGTACTACTCGTAGATATAA AAAATGTCGAATACGAGAACAATGTGGCCGAGAAGTCCTACGTGAAATAGCCTACTGCTACACGGAAGGAAGTTTCTGCCAACAATGGTTGCAAGCTCAGCTTCAAAAATCCCAGCCATATGAAATACGACCAGTAGCATCACACCGAAAAGACTCAACCCAAACGTCAAATTCGATAGTAAGTGATTTTATTATGAGCAGCAAAGGCTATCGCGGCCCTGAATACACCCCGATGAAACTCAAGTGTGGAATTGCGCCGATTAAGAATCCAAAGCGAAACATTTATAGTATGCTCAAGATAATTGGCGGAAAGGCAGCTAGAAAGGGGGAATGGCCTTGGCAAACTGcaatttttaatagatttaag gaggCATTCTGTGGTGGAACTTTGATTGCACCTCAATGGATTCTAACTGCTGCACATTGTGTGCGAAAGGTTTTGTATGTTCGACTCGGAGAACATAATCTCGATTATGATGATGGGTCGGAGTTGCAGTTTAGGGTTGCCAAAAGCATTAAGCATCCTAACTTTGATAAAAAGACCGTTGATAGTGATATAGCACTGTTGAG GTTACCAAGGCCAGTGAACGCTACCACATGGATGGGCTTCTCGTGCCTTCCAAGACCCTTTCAACCACTGCCCAAAAATATGGATTGCACTGTCATTGGATGGGGCAAACGAAGAAATCGCGATCAATCTGGCACAAGTGTTCTGCATCAAGCCGAAGTGCCGATCATACCAATGGAAAATTGTAGATCGGTTTACCATGATTATACCATTACCAAGAATATGTTCTGTGCTGGACACAAACGAGGACGCATCGATACATGCGCTGGCGATTCGGGTGGACCATTACTCTGTCGGGACAGTACAAAACCTAATCACCCATGGACAATATTTGGTATAACCAGTTTTGGTGATGGGTGTGCGAAACGCAACAAATTCGGTATCTACGCCAAAGTTCCCAATTATGTTGATTGGATATGGTCGGTTGTGAATTGTAATGGCAATTGTAAGCCCGGCCAAACTCCAAAacgattttaa
- the LOC129948348 gene encoding peptidoglycan-recognition protein SB1, producing MALNKILLQCIALFAVASYCIGVTIQPRSAWGAAPPKWNTKIRGGPVQYVIIHHSDNPNGCSDSARCQQLIRNIQSDHKGRRGFSDIGYNFIVAGDGKVYEGRGFGNQGSHAPRYNDKSIGIVFIGNFENQLPSSTMLNNAKELIAQAVSSGYLKSDYTLWGHRQTKSTACPGTALFNEIKTWPHWSS from the exons ATGGCtttgaataaaatacttttacagTGCATTGCTCTGTTCGCTG TTGCTAGCTATTGTATTGGTGTAACTATTCAACCACGAAGCGCCTGGGGGGCTGCTCCACCAAAATGGAACACTAAAATTCGAGGAGGACCTGTTCAGTATGTGATCATTCATCATTCGGACAATCCAAATGGATGTTCGGACTCAGCACGTTGCCAGCAATTGATTCGTAATATCCAATCGGATCACAAGGGTCGACGAGGTTTCAGTGATATTGGATATAATTTTATTGTCGCCGGTGATGGAAAAGTCTATGAAGGACGTGGTTTTGGCAATCAAGGGTCACATGCACCACGTTACAATGATAAAAGTattggaattgtttttattggaaattttgaaa ATCAACTTCCATCATCAACAATGTTGAATAATGCTAAGGAATTAATCGCACAAGCTGTGTCGAGTGGATATCTTAAGAGCGATTATACTTTATGGGGTCACAGGCAGACAAAGTCAACTGCTTGTCCTGGTACAGCgttatttaatgaaataaaaacctgGCCACATTGGTCAAGTTAA
- the LOC129948337 gene encoding coagulation factor XII isoform X2 has product MKRKCGYTKHVEENRCLRCHLPYEYSEVTQPTHHNGPLPINSIVNVHQIRLPVFQEVDKSKDKVSSPPDVADDFYAFKNSNRGRTKKKRKPILIDVDDYEDLENEDEYEDHNNNNSHRHSENYIGVAKLKGRSLSQRKTTRNITPDTQLFEYDDSEDDSSSSGTEDYEAEYAEAEDFEYKNSTQLSAKEKNVIDSVPLHRRVYSKWSKWTKCTPKCTTRRYKKCRIREQCGREVLREIAYCYTEGSFCQQWLQAQLQKSQPYEIRPVASHRKDSTQTSNSIVSDFIMSSKGYRGPEYTPMKLKCGIAPIKNPKRNIYSMLKIIGGKAARKGEWPWQTAIFNRFKEAFCGGTLIAPQWILTAAHCVRKVLYVRLGEHNLDYDDGSELQFRVAKSIKHPNFDKKTVDSDIALLRLPRPVNATTWMGFSCLPRPFQPLPKNMDCTVIGWGKRRNRDQSGTSVLHQAEVPIIPMENCRSVYHDYTITKNMFCAGHKRGRIDTCAGDSGGPLLCRDSTKPNHPWTIFGITSFGDGCAKRNKFGIYAKVPNYVDWIWSVVNCNGNCKPGQTPKRF; this is encoded by the exons ATGAAACGAAAATGTGGTTATACAAAACATGTTGAGGAAAACCGATGTTTGag ATGTCATCTGCCATATGAGTATTCCGAAGTGACGCAACCCACACACCATAATGGACCATTGCCAATAAATTCAATAGTCAATGTCCATCAAATACGACTACCAGTATTTCAAGAGGTAGACAAATCCAAGGACAAAGTATCATCGCCTCCTGATGTTGCTGATGACTTCTATGCATTTAAAAACTCAAATCGTGGTAGAACtaagaaaaaacgaaaaccaaTACTAATCGATGTTGATGACTATGAAGATCTAGAAAATGAAGATGAATATGAAGatcacaataacaataacagtCACCGTCATTCTGAAAACTACATCGGAGTGGCAAAGTTAAAAGGACGAAGTCTTAGCCAACGAAAAACTACACGAAATATTACACCCGATACGCAATTATTCGAATACGATGATTCCGAAGATGATTCAAGTAGTTCGGGTACTGAAGATTACGAAGCTGAATATGCAGAAGCTGAAGACTTTGAATACAAGAATTCAACACAATTATCTGCCAAAGAGAAGAATGTCATTGATTCTGTGCCACTGCATCGAAGGGTTTATTCGAAGTGGAGTAAGTGGACAAAATGCACACCCAAATGTACTACTCGTAGATATAA AAAATGTCGAATACGAGAACAATGTGGCCGAGAAGTCCTACGTGAAATAGCCTACTGCTACACGGAAGGAAGTTTCTGCCAACAATGGTTGCAAGCTCAGCTTCAAAAATCCCAGCCATATGAAATACGACCAGTAGCATCACACCGAAAAGACTCAACCCAAACGTCAAATTCGATAGTAAGTGATTTTATTATGAGCAGCAAAGGCTATCGCGGCCCTGAATACACCCCGATGAAACTCAAGTGTGGAATTGCGCCGATTAAGAATCCAAAGCGAAACATTTATAGTATGCTCAAGATAATTGGCGGAAAGGCAGCTAGAAAGGGGGAATGGCCTTGGCAAACTGcaatttttaatagatttaag gaggCATTCTGTGGTGGAACTTTGATTGCACCTCAATGGATTCTAACTGCTGCACATTGTGTGCGAAAGGTTTTGTATGTTCGACTCGGAGAACATAATCTCGATTATGATGATGGGTCGGAGTTGCAGTTTAGGGTTGCCAAAAGCATTAAGCATCCTAACTTTGATAAAAAGACCGTTGATAGTGATATAGCACTGTTGAG GTTACCAAGGCCAGTGAACGCTACCACATGGATGGGCTTCTCGTGCCTTCCAAGACCCTTTCAACCACTGCCCAAAAATATGGATTGCACTGTCATTGGATGGGGCAAACGAAGAAATCGCGATCAATCTGGCACAAGTGTTCTGCATCAAGCCGAAGTGCCGATCATACCAATGGAAAATTGTAGATCGGTTTACCATGATTATACCATTACCAAGAATATGTTCTGTGCTGGACACAAACGAGGACGCATCGATACATGCGCTGGCGATTCGGGTGGACCATTACTCTGTCGGGACAGTACAAAACCTAATCACCCATGGACAATATTTGGTATAACCAGTTTTGGTGATGGGTGTGCGAAACGCAACAAATTCGGTATCTACGCCAAAGTTCCCAATTATGTTGATTGGATATGGTCGGTTGTGAATTGTAATGGCAATTGTAAGCCCGGCCAAACTCCAAAacgattttaa
- the LOC129947580 gene encoding protein odr-4 homolog, producing the protein MPTVYFSKEGQNYLQKGAEELKVAFGIIIGQKSYDDKYNIIHLAKLLEDEESISSTQETTPSLETVDVQSLADQWISASKMTPGSFSVIGVFMSNAENDSNDDKQTKNIKKMLTKLHKLVTNSNSTIGYTEHTTDLEILFLSYSAPSAKSNFKIFSNSSSGGNLMPADCKVFEKLPQWYLFESNYELEDVFPLTNNQEEIDVENQFNAILQAVKLNIQNSEIFIQQQNVDDNTTLESYLKENSNNKKNDVPHVFNASILLTANVSNEFLIKIRPFNGTIRFSGIVSSRIWSHAKNTFKEIKESIRRDILRSLAARIQIYCDGLTDTVLKTDGVVVNEPPRRIYFCNSKSQGGIQFSEYVFRGETPSVAVSQAKQILDMDINSDCIFDDLEGLPEDEVSSLFDEAYEEREVQPYTGLGLSRTMYVLAILVVLLVLLLSVLLNHLLL; encoded by the exons ATGCCAACTGTATATTTTAGTAAAGAAGGccaaaattatcttcaaaaaggtGCAGAAGAGTTAAAAGTTGCATTCGGCATAATAATTGGCCAa AAATCATATGATGACAAATATAACATTATACATCTTGCAAAACTTTTGGAGGATGAAGAGTCAATTAGTTCAACCCAAGAGACAACTCCCTCGTTGGAAACTGTTGATGTGCAATCACTGGCTGACCAATGGATAAGTGCATCAAAAATGACTCCAGGGTCATTTAGTGTAATTG GTGTTTTTATGTCCAATGCAGAAAATGATTCAAATGATGACAAGcaaacgaaaaatataaaaaagatgttgaCTAAGCTTCATAA ACTCGTCACGAACAGCAATTCCACGATTGGTTACACAGAACACACCACAGACCTGGAAATACTATTTCTCTCGTATTCAGCGCCCTCTGCCAAGTCTAACTTCAAGATATTCTCAAATTCATCCAG CGGTGGAAATTTAATGCCAGCTGATTGCAAAGTCTTTGAAAAACTGCCACAATGGTATCTCTTTGAATCGAACTACGAGCTAGAAGATGTCTTTCCTCTAACCAACAACCAAGAAGAGATCGATGTTGAGAATCAATTCAATGCCATTCTGCAAGCTGTGAAGTTAAACATTCAAAATAGTGAAATATTTATCCAGCAACAAAACGTCGACGACAATACCACTCTGGAAAGCTATCTCAaagaaaacagcaacaacaaaaagaacgaCGTACCACATGTATTCAACGCTTCAATACTCCTCACAGCAAATGTTTCGAACGAGTTTCTCATCAAAATACGACCATTTAATGGAACGATAAGATTTTCAGGAATTGTATCATCTCGAATCTGGAGTCATGCAAAGAACACATTCAAAGAAATCAAAGAAAGTATCCGACGGGACATTCTCCGTTCATTGGCAGCTAGAATTCAAATATATTGCGATGGCTTGACTGATACTGTTTTAAAAACTGATGGTGTTGTTGTGAACGAACCGCCGAGGAGAATCTACTTTTGCAACTCAAAGAGTCAGGGAGGCATTCAATTCTCGGAATATGTCTTTCGTGGCGAGACACCTTCGGTAGCAGTGTCCCAGGCAAAACAAATTCTCGATATGGATATCAATTCGGACTGTATTTTTGATGATCTTGAAGGATTACCCGAAGATGAGGTGTCTTCTTTATTCGACGAAGCATATGAAGAACGTGAAGTGCAACCATATACTGGCTTAGGGCTAAGTCGGACCATGTATGTGCTGGCAATATTGGTTGTTCTGCTAGTCCTGTTGTTATCGGTTTTGTTAAATCACCTTCTATTGTAA